Proteins from a single region of Syngnathus typhle isolate RoL2023-S1 ecotype Sweden linkage group LG10, RoL_Styp_1.0, whole genome shotgun sequence:
- the flot1b gene encoding flotillin-1b isoform X2, whose translation MFYTCGPNEAMVVSGFGRSPPLMIAGGRVFVIPCIQQIQRIMLNTLTLNVKSDKVYTRHGVPISVTGIAQVKIQGQNKEMLATACQMFMGKSEPEIAQIALETLEGHQRAIIAHLTVEEIYQDRKKFSEQVFKVASSDLVNMGIGVVSYTLKDVHDDQDYLHSLGKARTAQVQKDARIGEAQYKRDSVIREAQAMQEKVSAQYKNEIEMAKSQRDYELKKSAYDMEVNTKKAESEMAYQLQVAKTKQRIEEEKMQVQVVERSQQIMLQEQEIVRKEKELEAKVKKPAEAEKYRLEKLAEAQRLQLIMEAEAEAESIRMTGEAEAFALEAKGRAEAEQMAKKAEAFKQYGEGAMVDMLLEKLPLMAEEISKPLSLAQKVTMVSSGGADVGAAKLAGEVLEIMTRVPSAVEKLTGVDISQVTGQAVRVH comes from the exons atgttttacacgtgtggacCCAATGAAGCCATGGTGGTCTCAG GCTTTGGCCGCTCGCCTCCTCTCATGATCGCCGGAGGACGAGTGTTTGTCATCCCATGTATTCAACAGATTCAGAG GATCATGCTGAACACACTGACGCTGAACGTGAAGAGCGACAAAGTGTACACCCGCCATGGTGTCCCCATCTCTGTCACGGGCATTGCTCAG GTGAAGATCCAGGGCCAGAACAAGGAGATGCTAGCGACTGCCTGCCAGATGTTCATGGGCAAGTCGGAGCCCGAGATTGCCCAGATCGCCCTAGAGACGCTGGAGGGCCACCAGAGGGCCATCATTGCTCACCTCACCGTGGAG GAGATCTACCAGGACCGCAAGAAGTTCTCCGAGCAGGTCTTCAAGGTGGCTTCCTCGGACCTAGTCAACATGGGGATTGGAGTGGTCAGCTACACCCTCAAAGATGTCCATGATGATCAG GATTACCTCCACTCGCTGGGTAAGGCCCGGACGGCCCAGGTGCAGAAGGACGCCAGGATCGGAGAGGCTCAGTACAAACGGGACTCCGTCATCAGG GAAGCCCAGGCCATGCAGGAGAAGGTTTCCGCTCAGTACAAGAATGAGATCGAGATGGCTAAATCCCAGCGGGACTACGAGCTGAAGAAGTCGGCCTATGACATGGAGGTCAATACTAAGAAGGCGGAGTCGGAAATGGCCTATCAGCTTCAG GTGGCCAAGACCAAGCAGCGCATCGAGGAGGAGAAGATGCAAGTGCAGGTGGTGGAGCGCAGCCAGCAGATCATGCTGCAGGAGCAAGAGATTGTCCGCAAGGAGAAGGAGCTGGAGGCTAAGGTCAAGAAGCCCGCTGAGGCCGAGAAGTATCGTCTGGAGAAGCTGGCCGAGGCTCAGCG CCTGCAGCTCATCATGGAGGCAGAGGCCGAGGCCGAGTCCATCAGA ATGACGGGAGAGGCGGAGGCCTTTGCCCTGGAGGCCAAAGGTCGCGCCGAGGCTGAGCAGATGGCCAAGAAGGCCGAGGCCTTCAAGCAGTATGGAGAGGGAGCCATGGTGGACATGCTGCTGGAGAAGCTTCCTCTG ATGGCGGAAGAGATCAGCAAGCCACTTTCGTTGGCCCAGAAGGTCACCATGGTGTCCAGCGGCGGAGCGGATGTGGGCGCCGCAAAGCTGGCCGGCGAGGTCCTGGAGATTATGACCCGCGTGCCCTCGGCGGTGGAGAAGCTCACCGGAGTGGACATCTCCCAG GTGACGGGGCAGGCCGTCCGTGTGCATTAG
- the flot1b gene encoding flotillin-1b isoform X4 → MFYTCGPNEAMVVSGFGRSPPLMIAGGRVFVIPCIQQIQRIMLNTLTLNVKSDKVYTRHGVPISVTGIAQEIYQDRKKFSEQVFKVASSDLVNMGIGVVSYTLKDVHDDQDYLHSLGKARTAQVQKDARIGEAQYKRDSVIREAQAMQEKVSAQYKNEIEMAKSQRDYELKKSAYDMEVNTKKAESEMAYQLQVAKTKQRIEEEKMQVQVVERSQQIMLQEQEIVRKEKELEAKVKKPAEAEKYRLEKLAEAQRLQLIMEAEAEAESIRMTGEAEAFALEAKGRAEAEQMAKKAEAFKQYGEGAMVDMLLEKLPLMAEEISKPLSLAQKVTMVSSGGADVGAAKLAGEVLEIMTRVPSAVEKLTGVDISQQVTGQAVRVH, encoded by the exons atgttttacacgtgtggacCCAATGAAGCCATGGTGGTCTCAG GCTTTGGCCGCTCGCCTCCTCTCATGATCGCCGGAGGACGAGTGTTTGTCATCCCATGTATTCAACAGATTCAGAG GATCATGCTGAACACACTGACGCTGAACGTGAAGAGCGACAAAGTGTACACCCGCCATGGTGTCCCCATCTCTGTCACGGGCATTGCTCAG GAGATCTACCAGGACCGCAAGAAGTTCTCCGAGCAGGTCTTCAAGGTGGCTTCCTCGGACCTAGTCAACATGGGGATTGGAGTGGTCAGCTACACCCTCAAAGATGTCCATGATGATCAG GATTACCTCCACTCGCTGGGTAAGGCCCGGACGGCCCAGGTGCAGAAGGACGCCAGGATCGGAGAGGCTCAGTACAAACGGGACTCCGTCATCAGG GAAGCCCAGGCCATGCAGGAGAAGGTTTCCGCTCAGTACAAGAATGAGATCGAGATGGCTAAATCCCAGCGGGACTACGAGCTGAAGAAGTCGGCCTATGACATGGAGGTCAATACTAAGAAGGCGGAGTCGGAAATGGCCTATCAGCTTCAG GTGGCCAAGACCAAGCAGCGCATCGAGGAGGAGAAGATGCAAGTGCAGGTGGTGGAGCGCAGCCAGCAGATCATGCTGCAGGAGCAAGAGATTGTCCGCAAGGAGAAGGAGCTGGAGGCTAAGGTCAAGAAGCCCGCTGAGGCCGAGAAGTATCGTCTGGAGAAGCTGGCCGAGGCTCAGCG CCTGCAGCTCATCATGGAGGCAGAGGCCGAGGCCGAGTCCATCAGA ATGACGGGAGAGGCGGAGGCCTTTGCCCTGGAGGCCAAAGGTCGCGCCGAGGCTGAGCAGATGGCCAAGAAGGCCGAGGCCTTCAAGCAGTATGGAGAGGGAGCCATGGTGGACATGCTGCTGGAGAAGCTTCCTCTG ATGGCGGAAGAGATCAGCAAGCCACTTTCGTTGGCCCAGAAGGTCACCATGGTGTCCAGCGGCGGAGCGGATGTGGGCGCCGCAAAGCTGGCCGGCGAGGTCCTGGAGATTATGACCCGCGTGCCCTCGGCGGTGGAGAAGCTCACCGGAGTGGACATCTCCCAG CAGGTGACGGGGCAGGCCGTCCGTGTGCATTAG
- the flot1b gene encoding flotillin-1b isoform X1 yields the protein MFYTCGPNEAMVVSGFGRSPPLMIAGGRVFVIPCIQQIQRIMLNTLTLNVKSDKVYTRHGVPISVTGIAQVKIQGQNKEMLATACQMFMGKSEPEIAQIALETLEGHQRAIIAHLTVEEIYQDRKKFSEQVFKVASSDLVNMGIGVVSYTLKDVHDDQDYLHSLGKARTAQVQKDARIGEAQYKRDSVIREAQAMQEKVSAQYKNEIEMAKSQRDYELKKSAYDMEVNTKKAESEMAYQLQVAKTKQRIEEEKMQVQVVERSQQIMLQEQEIVRKEKELEAKVKKPAEAEKYRLEKLAEAQRLQLIMEAEAEAESIRMTGEAEAFALEAKGRAEAEQMAKKAEAFKQYGEGAMVDMLLEKLPLMAEEISKPLSLAQKVTMVSSGGADVGAAKLAGEVLEIMTRVPSAVEKLTGVDISQQVTGQAVRVH from the exons atgttttacacgtgtggacCCAATGAAGCCATGGTGGTCTCAG GCTTTGGCCGCTCGCCTCCTCTCATGATCGCCGGAGGACGAGTGTTTGTCATCCCATGTATTCAACAGATTCAGAG GATCATGCTGAACACACTGACGCTGAACGTGAAGAGCGACAAAGTGTACACCCGCCATGGTGTCCCCATCTCTGTCACGGGCATTGCTCAG GTGAAGATCCAGGGCCAGAACAAGGAGATGCTAGCGACTGCCTGCCAGATGTTCATGGGCAAGTCGGAGCCCGAGATTGCCCAGATCGCCCTAGAGACGCTGGAGGGCCACCAGAGGGCCATCATTGCTCACCTCACCGTGGAG GAGATCTACCAGGACCGCAAGAAGTTCTCCGAGCAGGTCTTCAAGGTGGCTTCCTCGGACCTAGTCAACATGGGGATTGGAGTGGTCAGCTACACCCTCAAAGATGTCCATGATGATCAG GATTACCTCCACTCGCTGGGTAAGGCCCGGACGGCCCAGGTGCAGAAGGACGCCAGGATCGGAGAGGCTCAGTACAAACGGGACTCCGTCATCAGG GAAGCCCAGGCCATGCAGGAGAAGGTTTCCGCTCAGTACAAGAATGAGATCGAGATGGCTAAATCCCAGCGGGACTACGAGCTGAAGAAGTCGGCCTATGACATGGAGGTCAATACTAAGAAGGCGGAGTCGGAAATGGCCTATCAGCTTCAG GTGGCCAAGACCAAGCAGCGCATCGAGGAGGAGAAGATGCAAGTGCAGGTGGTGGAGCGCAGCCAGCAGATCATGCTGCAGGAGCAAGAGATTGTCCGCAAGGAGAAGGAGCTGGAGGCTAAGGTCAAGAAGCCCGCTGAGGCCGAGAAGTATCGTCTGGAGAAGCTGGCCGAGGCTCAGCG CCTGCAGCTCATCATGGAGGCAGAGGCCGAGGCCGAGTCCATCAGA ATGACGGGAGAGGCGGAGGCCTTTGCCCTGGAGGCCAAAGGTCGCGCCGAGGCTGAGCAGATGGCCAAGAAGGCCGAGGCCTTCAAGCAGTATGGAGAGGGAGCCATGGTGGACATGCTGCTGGAGAAGCTTCCTCTG ATGGCGGAAGAGATCAGCAAGCCACTTTCGTTGGCCCAGAAGGTCACCATGGTGTCCAGCGGCGGAGCGGATGTGGGCGCCGCAAAGCTGGCCGGCGAGGTCCTGGAGATTATGACCCGCGTGCCCTCGGCGGTGGAGAAGCTCACCGGAGTGGACATCTCCCAG CAGGTGACGGGGCAGGCCGTCCGTGTGCATTAG
- the tubb5 gene encoding tubulin beta-5 chain — MREIVHIQAGQCGNQIGAKFWEVISDEHGIDPTGTYHGDSDLQLDRISVYYNEATGGKYVPRAILVDLEPGTMDSVRSGPFGQIFRPDNFVFGQSGAGNNWAKGHYTEGAELVDSVLDVVRKESESCDCLQGFQLTHSLGGGTGSGMGTLLISKIREEYPDRIMNTFSVVPSPKVSDTVVEPYNATLSVHQLVENTDETYCIDNEALYDICFRTLKLTTPTYGDLNHLVSATMSGVTTCLRFPGQLNADLRKLAVNMVPFPRLHFFMPGFAPLTSRGSQQYRALTVPELTQQVFDAKNMMAACDPRHGRYLTVAAVFRGRMSMKEVDEQMLNVQNKNSSYFVEWIPNNVKTAVCDIPPRGLKMAVTFIGNSTAIQELFKRISEQFTAMFRRKAFLHWYTGEGMDEMEFTEAESNMNDLVSEYQQYQDATAEEEGEFEEDAEEDA, encoded by the exons ATGAGGGAGATTGTGCACATTCAGGCCGGCCAGTGCGGCAACCAGATTGGAGCCAAG TTCTGGGAAGTGATCAGCGATGAGCACGGCATCGACCCAACAGGGACCTACCACGGCGACAGCGACCTCCAGCTGGACAGGATTAGTGTCTACTACAACGAGGCCACAG GAGGCAAATATGTGCCTCGCGCCATCCTGGTGGACCTGGAGCCTGGCACCATGGACTCCGTGAGGTCCGGACCTTTCGGCCAGATCTTCAGACCTGACAATTTTGTCTTTG GTCAGAGCGGCGCCGGAAACAACTGGGCCAAGGGTCACTACACGGAGGGTGCTGAGCTGGTGGATTCGGTCCTGGATGTGGTGCGCAAAGAGTCGGAGAGCTGCGACTGCCTGCAGGGCTTCCAGCTCACGCATTCCCTGGGCGGAGGAACCGGGTCGGGGATGGGAACTCTACTCATCAGCAAGATCCGAGAGGAGTACCCCGATAGGATCATGAACACCTTCAGCGTGGTGCCTTCGCCCAAG GTGTCTGACACCGTGGTGGAGCCCTACAACGCCACTCTGTCCGTCCACCAGCTGGTGGAGAACACGGACGAGACCTACTGCATCGACAATGAGGCGCTGTACGACATCTGCTTCCGCACGCTGAAgctgaccacgcccacctacGGAGACCTCAACCACCTGGTCTCTGCCACTATGAGCGGCGTCACCACCTGCCTGCGCTTCCCAGGCCAGCTCAACGCCGACCTGCGCAAGCTGGCAGTAAACATGGTGCCTTTCCCCCGCCTGCACTTCTTCATGCCCGGCTTTGCCCCGCTAACTAGCCGTGGCAGCCAGCAGTACCGCGCCCTCACCGTCCCGGAGCTGACGCAGCAAGTGTTTGACGCCAAGAACATGATGGCGGCGTGCGACCCGCGTCACGGCCGCTACTTGACGGTGGCAGCCGTCTTCCGTGGCCGCATGTCCATGAAGGAGGTGGACGAGCAGATGCTCAACGTGCAGAACAAGAACAGCAGCTACTTTGTGGAGTGGATCCCCAATAACGTGAAGACGGCAGTGTGCGACATTCCGCCCCGCGGCCTCAAGATGGCTGTCACCTTCATCGGCAACAGCACGGCCATCCAAGAGCTGTTCAAGCGCATCTCAGAGCAGTTCACTGCCATGTTCCGCCGCAAGGCCTTCTTGCATTGGTACACGGGCGAGGGCATGGATGAGATGGAGTTCACCGAGGCCGAGAGCAACATGAACGACCTGGTGTCAGAGTACCAGCAGTACCAGGACGCCACGGCCGAGGAAGAGGGTGAGTTTGAGGAGGACGCCGAGGAAGATGCTTAA
- the flot1b gene encoding flotillin-1b isoform X3 produces the protein MIAGGRVFVIPCIQQIQRIMLNTLTLNVKSDKVYTRHGVPISVTGIAQVKIQGQNKEMLATACQMFMGKSEPEIAQIALETLEGHQRAIIAHLTVEEIYQDRKKFSEQVFKVASSDLVNMGIGVVSYTLKDVHDDQDYLHSLGKARTAQVQKDARIGEAQYKRDSVIREAQAMQEKVSAQYKNEIEMAKSQRDYELKKSAYDMEVNTKKAESEMAYQLQVAKTKQRIEEEKMQVQVVERSQQIMLQEQEIVRKEKELEAKVKKPAEAEKYRLEKLAEAQRLQLIMEAEAEAESIRMTGEAEAFALEAKGRAEAEQMAKKAEAFKQYGEGAMVDMLLEKLPLMAEEISKPLSLAQKVTMVSSGGADVGAAKLAGEVLEIMTRVPSAVEKLTGVDISQQVTGQAVRVH, from the exons ATGATCGCCGGAGGACGAGTGTTTGTCATCCCATGTATTCAACAGATTCAGAG GATCATGCTGAACACACTGACGCTGAACGTGAAGAGCGACAAAGTGTACACCCGCCATGGTGTCCCCATCTCTGTCACGGGCATTGCTCAG GTGAAGATCCAGGGCCAGAACAAGGAGATGCTAGCGACTGCCTGCCAGATGTTCATGGGCAAGTCGGAGCCCGAGATTGCCCAGATCGCCCTAGAGACGCTGGAGGGCCACCAGAGGGCCATCATTGCTCACCTCACCGTGGAG GAGATCTACCAGGACCGCAAGAAGTTCTCCGAGCAGGTCTTCAAGGTGGCTTCCTCGGACCTAGTCAACATGGGGATTGGAGTGGTCAGCTACACCCTCAAAGATGTCCATGATGATCAG GATTACCTCCACTCGCTGGGTAAGGCCCGGACGGCCCAGGTGCAGAAGGACGCCAGGATCGGAGAGGCTCAGTACAAACGGGACTCCGTCATCAGG GAAGCCCAGGCCATGCAGGAGAAGGTTTCCGCTCAGTACAAGAATGAGATCGAGATGGCTAAATCCCAGCGGGACTACGAGCTGAAGAAGTCGGCCTATGACATGGAGGTCAATACTAAGAAGGCGGAGTCGGAAATGGCCTATCAGCTTCAG GTGGCCAAGACCAAGCAGCGCATCGAGGAGGAGAAGATGCAAGTGCAGGTGGTGGAGCGCAGCCAGCAGATCATGCTGCAGGAGCAAGAGATTGTCCGCAAGGAGAAGGAGCTGGAGGCTAAGGTCAAGAAGCCCGCTGAGGCCGAGAAGTATCGTCTGGAGAAGCTGGCCGAGGCTCAGCG CCTGCAGCTCATCATGGAGGCAGAGGCCGAGGCCGAGTCCATCAGA ATGACGGGAGAGGCGGAGGCCTTTGCCCTGGAGGCCAAAGGTCGCGCCGAGGCTGAGCAGATGGCCAAGAAGGCCGAGGCCTTCAAGCAGTATGGAGAGGGAGCCATGGTGGACATGCTGCTGGAGAAGCTTCCTCTG ATGGCGGAAGAGATCAGCAAGCCACTTTCGTTGGCCCAGAAGGTCACCATGGTGTCCAGCGGCGGAGCGGATGTGGGCGCCGCAAAGCTGGCCGGCGAGGTCCTGGAGATTATGACCCGCGTGCCCTCGGCGGTGGAGAAGCTCACCGGAGTGGACATCTCCCAG CAGGTGACGGGGCAGGCCGTCCGTGTGCATTAG